A single window of Arvicanthis niloticus isolate mArvNil1 chromosome 20, mArvNil1.pat.X, whole genome shotgun sequence DNA harbors:
- the C20H6orf15 gene encoding uncharacterized protein C6orf15 homolog: MRSLAGGSRAPLCLLLICLYLPGLFARSTGAPEEKVSPHSGQPSFTSLFDSGQPQPKPDSVNNKLLGVLPRLSESPQNGVLPEGNSEVPSGPPIWGLPPMEPWPSEYPQQWMAAATEDQLEPVLPDALSYLFRDGPLPKASSAYVRQPSPEASYPQDSEPGPQPGSSSLETEAEAFARSPFWFLVHKLLPGLSGKIPRPGTSWGSGGAGTGWGTRPMPYPSGIWGSNGVVSGTSLGGSGRYPSGTWGGNGRYPPGIWGGNGRYPPGIWGGNGRYPPGIWGGNGRYPPGIWGGNGRYPPGIWGGNGRYPPGSWGGNGRYPPGSWGGNGRYPPGSWGGNGRYPPGIWGGNGQYPVGSWGGNGRYPPGSWGGNRQNRLPPGVRPPGSSGSTP; this comes from the exons ATGCGGAGCCTTGCAGGTGGGAGCCGGGCTCCCCTGTGCCTGCTCCTGATCTGTCTGTATCTGCCAG GCCTCTTTGCACGGAGCACTGGGGCACCAGAGGAGAAAGTCTCCCCACATTCAGGACAACCTTCCTTCACCAGCCTCTTTGACTCTGGACAGCCTCAGCCCAAGCCAGACTCCGTGAATAATAAGTTACTCGGGGTTCTTCCGAGGCTCAGCGAATCTCCACAAAATGGTGTTCTACCTGAGGGCAACTCTGAGGTGCCCAGTGGGCCTCCCATCTGGGGGCTGCCCCCCATGGAGCCCTGGCCCTCAGAGTACCCTCAGCAATGGATGGCTGCTGCTACTGAAGACCAGTTAGAGCCAGTGCTGCCAGATGCCCTGTCATACCTTTTCAGAGATGGTCCTCTGCCCAAGGCTTCCTCTGCATATGTCAGGCAACCTTCACCAGAGGCTTCCTACCCTCAGGACTCAGAGCCTGGACCGCAGCCTGGTTCCAGTTcactggaaactgaggcagaagcctTTGCCAGGAGCCCATTCTGGTTTCTTGTCCACAAGCTTCTGCCTGGTTTATCTGGGAAGATCCCACGGCCTGGAACATCCTGGGGAAGTGGAGGGGCTGGAACTGGGTGGGGAACAAGGCCCATGCCATATCCTTCTGGAATATGGGGTAGCAATGGTGTAGTATCAGGTACTAGCTTGGGGGGTAGTGGTCGGTACCCATCAGGCACCTGGGGAGGTAATGGTCGGTACCCACCAGGCATCTGGGGGGGTAATGGTCGGTACCCACCAGGCATCTGGGGGGGTAATGGTCGGTACCCACCAGGCATCTGGGGGGGTAATGGTCGGTACCCACCAGGTATCTGGGGGGGAAATGGTCGGTACCCACCAGGCATTTGGGGGGGTAATGGTCGGTACCCACCAGGCAGCTGGGGGGGAAATGGTCGGTACCCACCAGGCAGCTGGGGGGGAAATGGTCGGTACCCACCAGGCAGCTGGGGGGGAAATGGTCGGTACCCACCAGGTATCTGGGGAGGTAATGGTCAGTACCCAGTAGGCAGCTGGGGGGGAAATGGTCGGTACCCACCAGGCAGCTGGGGGGGTAATCGTCAGAATCGGCTTCCCCCAGGAGTCAGACCTCCTGGCTCTTCTGGGAGCACCCCCTAA